One window of the Cryptomeria japonica chromosome 7, Sugi_1.0, whole genome shotgun sequence genome contains the following:
- the LOC131033954 gene encoding (R)-mandelonitrile lyase-like yields MDLSLAMVMESSVSRVKATLESFVVSSGIEYPYPFMTADAKKAATRTYDYIVVGGGAAGCPLAATLSQKYSVLLLERGDSPYGNPDVEEFEKIYRLFGDATDFPYVAEAFYSEDGVQLARGRVLGGGTAINGGFYSRARSEDIQEMKWDEKLVNESYEWVEKSIIFKQYKLFPWNSAFKNGLLQVGVLPYNGYTLDHLEGTKISGSIFDKNGKRHSAADLLQHANPENIVVLLNATASRILFTSVSGKLKASGVEFKSNDGVLPYQVSLNQLSTNSEVILSAGSIGSPQLLLLSGIGPKEQLKKLNITILLDLPLVGKNVQDNPSTGFLVESPKPLDFSYSQVVGILDDSQVYMEGGSYIQRNITSIQHLGLVRGKVAFPISRGDLWLKSIDPQDNPYVRYNYYSHPFDLKKCMFCVKIMINLSMSSPIQQFAFTNNKHMKTLQYIGTSLPNNPLNNSALAKYCNDTLDTYNHYHGGCQVGLVVDRRYQVKGVDNLRVVDGSIFKDSLGTNPQATILMLGRYMGIQILQERNNP; encoded by the exons ATGGACTTGTCTCTTGCTATGGTGATGGAGTCGTCAGTGTCAAGGGTGAAAGCTACGCTGGAATCGTTTGTTGTTTCTTCAGGAATAG AATACCCATATCCATTTATGACAGCAGATGCTAAAAAGGCAGCTACAAGGACGTACGATTACATTGTGGTTGGAGGAGGTGCAGCTGGGTGTCCCCTCGCAGCAACTCTCTCACAGAAATACTCTGTTTTGCTATTGGAGAGGGGAGACTCTCCTTATGGAAATCCTGATGTAGAGGAGTTCGAAAAAATTTACAGGCTTTTCGGGGATGCCACAGATTTTCCCTATGTAGCGGAGGCGTTTTACTCAGAAGATGGAGTGCAGTTGGCAAGGGGGAGAGTCCTAGGAGGTGGAACAGCTATCAATGGTGGCTTCTACAGCAGGGCGCGCTCTGAAGATATTCAGGAAATGAAGTGGGATGAGAAACTTGTGAATGAATCATATGAATGGGTTGAGAAGtcaattatcttcaaacaatacaaGCTCTTTCCTTGGAATTCTGCTTTCAAGAATGGGCTTCTTCAAGTAGGAGTTCTTCCTTACAATGGATATACTTTGGATCATTTGGAGGGCACCAAGATCAGTGGCTCCATTTTTGACAAGAACGGAAAGAGACATTCGGCCGCAGATCTTCTCCAGCATGCAAATCCAGAAAATATCGTAGTTCTTCTGAATGCTACTGCCAGTAGAATCCTCTTCACTTCGGTATCAG GAAAGCTCAAGGCTAGTGGAGTGGAGTTCAAAAGCAATGATGGTGTCCTTCCTTATCAAGTATCACTTAACCAATTGTCAACCAATAGTGAGGTGATTTTGTCAGCAGGAAGCATAGGTAGCCCTCAACTTCTCCTCTTAAGTGGAATTGGTCCAAAAGAACAACTTAAAAAATTGAATATTACTATTCTTTTAGATTTACCTTTAGTAGGAAAAAATGTTCAAGACAATCCAAGTACAGGGTTCCTTGTAGAATCCCCAAAACCACTTGATTTTTCTTATTCACAAGTAGTTGGCATTCTAGATGATTCACAAGTATACATGGAGGGTGGTAGCTATATCCAACGAAATATTACAAGTATACAACATTTAGGTCTTGTAAGGGGTAAAGTGGCATTTCCCATATCAAGGGGTGATCTTTGGCTTAAAAGCATAGACCCTCAAGATAATCCCTATGTTCGCTACAACTACTATTCACACCCTTTTGATTTGAAAAAATGTATGTTTTGTGTGAAAATTATGATTAATCTAAGTATGTCATCTCCTATTCAACAGTTTGCATTTACTAATAACAAACATATGAAAACACTTCAATACATTGGGACAAGCTTACCAAATAATCCACTAAACAATTCTGCCTTGGCCAAGTATTGTAATGATACACTAGATACATATAACCATTACCATGGAGGATGTCAAGTTGGTTTGGTAGTTGACAGAAGGTATCAAGTTAAAGGTGTTGATAATCTAAGGGTTGTGGATGGTTCAATTTTTAAGGATTCTCTTGGTACCAATCCACAAGCCACTATCCTCATGCTTGGAAG GTATATGGGAATTCAAATCCTTCAAGAGCGTAACAATCCATGA